One part of the Vogesella sp. LIG4 genome encodes these proteins:
- the uvrA gene encoding excinuclease ABC subunit UvrA gives MDSIRIRGARTHNLKNVNLDLPRHQLVVITGLSGSGKSSLAFDTLYAEGQRRYVESLSAYARQFLQLMEKPDVDLIEGLSPAISIEQKATSHNPRSTVGTVTEIHDYLRLLYARVGDPHCPDHDVPLASQTVSQMVDHVLALPAETRVMILAPVIVGRKGENLDLFEDLRAQGFVRVRVDGEVYELEAVPKLDKNKKHTVEVVIDRLKVRADMQQRLAESFETALRHADGRAIAVEMDSNQEHWFSAKFACPVCSYSLPELEPRLFSFNNPMGACPKCDGLGEITFFDPKRVVAHPELTLAAGAIKGWDRRNQFYYQMLQALAEHYDFSLDLSFEDLPQRVQHVVLHGSGREEINFTYQSERGTKFQRAHSFEGIIPNLERRYRETDSSTVREELAKYQNNQCCPSCSGSRLRKEARHIFVGRKTLHQINQMSLKDAANFFGALEFAGHKQAVAEKIVKEISERVSFLNNVGLDYLCLARSADTLSGGEAQRIRLASQIGSGLTGVMYVLDEPSIGLHQRDNDRLLATLMRLRDLGNSVIVVEHDEDAIRAADYLVDMGPGAGEHGGNVLVAGTPDEVASCTDSVTGDFLSGRRSIALPGERREVNAERTLTLEGASGNNLKDVTLQLPLGMLVCITGVSGSGKSTLINDTLYKIAARDLNGASEEPSPYRVVKGLEQLDKVINVDQSPIGRTPRSNPATYTGLFTPIRELFSGVPLSRERGYGPGRFSFNVKGGRCEACQGDGVIKVEMHFLPDVYVPCDVCHGKRYNRETLEVQYKGKNITEVLEMTVEQAQEFFSAVPTVARKLKTLMDVGLGYIRLGQSATTLSGGEAQRVKLGLELSKRDTGRTLYILDEPTTGLHFHDIDLLLQVLHRLRENGNTVVVIEHNLDVIKTADWLIDLGPEGGAGGGQIIASGTPEQVAANPASHTGRYLAPLLAAKP, from the coding sequence ATGGATTCCATCCGCATCCGCGGTGCGCGCACCCACAACCTCAAGAACGTCAACCTCGACCTGCCACGGCACCAACTGGTGGTGATCACCGGCCTGTCCGGCTCCGGCAAGTCGTCGCTGGCCTTCGATACGCTGTATGCCGAAGGGCAGCGCCGCTACGTGGAAAGCCTGTCCGCCTACGCCCGCCAGTTCCTGCAGCTGATGGAAAAACCGGACGTGGACCTGATCGAGGGCCTGTCGCCGGCGATCTCCATCGAGCAGAAGGCCACCAGCCACAACCCGCGCTCCACCGTGGGCACCGTTACCGAGATCCACGACTACCTGCGCCTGCTGTACGCCCGCGTTGGCGACCCGCATTGCCCGGATCACGATGTACCGCTGGCCTCGCAGACGGTAAGTCAGATGGTGGACCATGTGCTGGCGCTGCCGGCGGAAACGCGGGTGATGATCCTGGCGCCGGTCATCGTTGGCCGCAAGGGCGAGAACCTCGACCTGTTCGAAGACCTGCGCGCGCAGGGTTTCGTGCGCGTGCGCGTGGATGGCGAGGTGTACGAGCTGGAGGCGGTGCCCAAGCTCGACAAGAACAAGAAGCACACCGTGGAGGTGGTGATCGACCGCCTCAAGGTGCGCGCCGACATGCAGCAGCGGCTGGCGGAAAGCTTCGAGACCGCGCTGCGCCATGCCGACGGCCGTGCCATTGCGGTGGAGATGGATAGCAACCAGGAGCACTGGTTCTCCGCCAAGTTCGCCTGCCCGGTGTGCAGCTACAGCCTGCCGGAGCTGGAGCCGCGGCTGTTCTCCTTCAACAACCCGATGGGCGCCTGCCCCAAGTGCGACGGCCTGGGCGAGATCACCTTCTTCGACCCCAAGCGTGTGGTGGCACACCCGGAGCTGACACTGGCTGCCGGTGCCATCAAGGGCTGGGATCGCCGCAACCAGTTCTACTACCAGATGCTGCAGGCGCTGGCCGAGCATTACGACTTCTCGCTGGACCTGTCGTTCGAGGACCTGCCGCAGCGTGTGCAGCACGTGGTGCTGCACGGCTCCGGGCGCGAGGAAATCAACTTTACCTACCAGTCCGAGCGCGGCACCAAGTTCCAGCGCGCGCACAGCTTCGAGGGCATCATCCCCAACCTGGAGCGCCGCTACCGCGAAACCGATTCCAGCACCGTGCGCGAGGAACTGGCCAAGTACCAGAACAACCAGTGCTGCCCGTCCTGCAGCGGCTCGCGGCTGCGCAAGGAAGCGCGACATATCTTCGTTGGCCGCAAGACCCTGCACCAGATCAACCAGATGTCGCTGAAGGATGCGGCCAACTTCTTTGGCGCGCTGGAGTTCGCCGGCCACAAGCAGGCGGTGGCGGAGAAGATCGTCAAGGAAATCAGCGAGCGGGTGTCGTTCCTGAATAACGTCGGCCTGGACTACCTGTGCCTGGCGCGTTCCGCCGATACCCTGTCCGGCGGCGAGGCACAGCGCATTCGTCTGGCCAGCCAGATCGGCTCCGGCCTCACCGGCGTGATGTATGTGCTGGACGAGCCGTCCATCGGCCTGCACCAGCGCGACAACGACCGCCTGCTGGCCACGCTGATGCGGCTGCGCGACCTGGGCAACAGCGTCATCGTGGTGGAGCACGACGAAGACGCCATCCGCGCCGCCGACTACCTGGTGGACATGGGGCCGGGCGCCGGCGAGCACGGCGGCAATGTGCTGGTGGCCGGCACGCCGGACGAAGTGGCGAGCTGCACCGATTCCGTTACCGGCGATTTCCTGTCCGGCCGCCGCAGCATTGCGCTGCCGGGCGAGCGCCGCGAGGTGAACGCGGAGCGCACGCTGACGCTGGAAGGCGCCAGCGGCAACAACCTCAAGGACGTAACGCTGCAGCTGCCGCTGGGCATGCTGGTGTGCATTACCGGCGTGTCCGGCTCCGGCAAGTCCACGCTGATCAACGACACGCTGTACAAGATCGCCGCCCGCGACCTGAACGGCGCCAGTGAGGAGCCGTCGCCCTACCGCGTGGTGAAGGGGCTGGAGCAGCTGGACAAGGTGATCAACGTCGACCAGAGCCCGATCGGCCGCACGCCGCGCTCCAACCCGGCCACCTACACCGGCCTGTTCACGCCTATCCGCGAGCTGTTCTCCGGTGTGCCGCTGTCGCGCGAGCGCGGCTACGGGCCGGGGCGCTTCTCCTTCAACGTCAAGGGCGGCCGCTGCGAGGCCTGCCAGGGCGATGGCGTCATCAAGGTGGAGATGCACTTCCTGCCGGACGTGTACGTGCCTTGCGATGTGTGCCACGGCAAGCGCTACAACCGCGAAACGCTGGAAGTGCAGTACAAGGGCAAGAACATCACCGAGGTGCTGGAGATGACGGTGGAGCAGGCGCAGGAGTTCTTCAGCGCGGTGCCCACCGTGGCGCGCAAGCTGAAGACGCTGATGGACGTGGGCCTCGGTTACATCCGCCTGGGTCAGAGCGCCACCACGCTGTCCGGCGGCGAGGCGCAGCGGGTGAAGCTGGGGCTGGAACTGTCCAAGCGCGATACCGGCCGCACGCTGTACATTCTGGACGAGCCGACCACCGGCCTGCATTTCCACGATATCGACCTGCTGCTGCAGGTGCTGCACCGCCTGCGCGAGAACGGCAATACCGTGGTGGTGATCGAGCACAATCTGGACGTGATCAAGACTGCCGACTGGCTGATCGACCTGGGGCCGGAAGGCGGCGCCGGCGGTGGCCAGATCATCGCCAGCGGCACGCCGGAGCAGGTTGCGGCCAACCCGGCCAGCCACACCGGGCGTTATCTGGCGCCATTGTTGGCCGCAAAGCCATAG
- a CDS encoding LysE family translocator: protein MSFTALLLFLPACFAINMAPGPNNLLSISNATRYGFSRACLAGAGRLLAFAGMIALAAAGLAVLLLESAVLFTVIKLVGAGYLFWLAIQLWRAPLRANAVRDARPPLSLLALARQEFLVAAGNPKAILVFTAFLPQFVDATRPVAAQFLQLGCAFLLLEVVAIAIYSALGTQLNRWLATARGQRLFNRGCGVLLGGAGMGLLLARR, encoded by the coding sequence ATGTCCTTTACCGCGCTGCTGCTGTTCCTGCCCGCCTGTTTCGCCATCAATATGGCGCCGGGGCCGAATAATCTGCTGTCGATCAGCAATGCCACCCGCTACGGCTTCAGCCGTGCCTGCCTTGCCGGCGCCGGCCGCCTGCTGGCCTTTGCCGGCATGATTGCGCTGGCCGCCGCCGGGCTGGCGGTGCTGCTGCTGGAGTCGGCCGTGCTGTTCACGGTGATCAAGCTGGTGGGCGCCGGCTACCTGTTCTGGCTGGCCATCCAGCTGTGGCGCGCGCCGCTGCGTGCCAATGCGGTGCGCGATGCCCGCCCGCCGCTGAGCCTGCTGGCACTGGCGCGCCAGGAGTTCCTGGTGGCGGCCGGCAACCCCAAGGCCATCCTGGTATTCACTGCCTTCCTGCCGCAGTTCGTCGACGCCACCCGGCCGGTGGCAGCGCAGTTCCTGCAGCTGGGGTGCGCTTTCCTGCTGCTGGAAGTGGTGGCCATCGCCATCTATTCGGCGCTGGGCACGCAGCTGAACCGCTGGCTGGCCACTGCGCGCGGCCAGCGGCTGTTCAACCGTGGCTGCGGCGTGCTGCTGGGCGGGGCAGGGATGGGGCTGCTGCTGGCGCGGCGCTAG
- a CDS encoding single-stranded DNA-binding protein yields MNSITFDGRLAADAELRYTPSGEPVLSFRVASDIGFGERKTTNWFSCQVWGKRGESLKNYLAKGQQVTVYGQLTLREWTDKEGIKRTSPDVRVNELSLQGGRRDDMPPMDDGYSAPAPRSEAPSAPPAAPRRMEPKPAPRMDDMDDDIPF; encoded by the coding sequence ATGAACAGCATTACTTTTGATGGCCGCCTGGCCGCCGACGCCGAGCTGCGTTACACCCCCAGCGGCGAACCGGTACTGAGCTTCCGCGTGGCCAGCGACATCGGCTTTGGCGAGCGCAAGACCACCAACTGGTTCAGCTGCCAGGTATGGGGCAAGCGTGGCGAATCGCTGAAGAACTACCTGGCCAAGGGCCAGCAGGTAACCGTGTACGGCCAGCTCACCCTGCGCGAGTGGACCGACAAGGAAGGCATCAAGCGCACCTCGCCGGACGTACGCGTGAACGAACTGAGCCTGCAAGGCGGCCGCCGCGACGACATGCCGCCGATGGACGACGGCTACAGCGCCCCGGCCCCGCGTTCGGAAGCCCCGTCCGCCCCGCCGGCAGCCCCGCGCCGCATGGAGCCGAAACCGGCCCCGCGCATGGACGACATGGACGACGATATTCCGTTCTAA
- a CDS encoding VOC family protein, with protein sequence MRSLGKIDHIHIRVSDSARATDWYSRVLGLTPDARYRHMQDGPHGVIMMANPSGSVRLAISQEDGATAISGAIAFVVSGQDFLEWIDQLAGERVLNSEGQTIARDSVRDQSFFCSLSFVDPFGNPFEIVSYDHTWLSGKLKLAKRAPV encoded by the coding sequence ATGCGTAGCCTGGGCAAGATCGATCACATCCACATCCGCGTCAGCGACAGTGCGCGCGCCACCGACTGGTACAGCCGCGTGCTGGGCCTGACGCCGGATGCGCGTTACCGCCACATGCAGGATGGGCCGCACGGCGTCATCATGATGGCCAATCCCAGCGGCTCCGTACGCCTGGCCATCAGCCAGGAAGACGGTGCGACGGCGATTTCCGGCGCCATCGCCTTCGTGGTGAGTGGGCAGGATTTCCTGGAGTGGATCGACCAGCTGGCCGGCGAGCGCGTGCTCAACAGTGAAGGCCAGACCATTGCCCGCGACAGCGTGCGCGACCAGAGCTTCTTCTGCTCGCTGTCGTTCGTGGACCCGTTCGGCAACCCGTTCGAGATCGTCAGCTACGACCACACCTGGCTGTCCGGCAAGCTCAAGCTGGCCAAGCGCGCGCCGGTGTAG
- a CDS encoding type VI secretion system Vgr family protein translates to MNLPDLLASFASAFNQDQRLLTLQLGDGQRWGQALLPLTLSGEEALAGDYRFRVGCLSPDDGIELKTLLGLPVRLGIAGADGSESLRCGVVSAAEALGSDGGFARYALTVEPPFALLRLRQTSRVFQDLSVEAIVRQIFAEHAAANPVFAAGQALDFVLAAALPARSYCMQYRESDHDFICRLLREEGLSWRYEHLDGDTPQVKLVAFDDPYSLPAANLERVRFHRSDATEEEDGLTRWDGARQIVPGSVALASFDYQPVATGHSGDESALDQGLDGSRLQSSLSHYDAPGAYYASDAEQLSHYARLRQQAHDAQAKTFSGGGAVRGLVAGQWFRLDGHPAHDGDGAEQREFVLTRQTLNVRNNLPAELARSLPAALRPTLAADDDVPFCSEFDAQRRGLPLTPAYADSAHAKPTARGAQTATVVGPANEEVHTDQQGRIKVQFHWQRPDEHPEIGANLDDRSSCWLRVAMPSAGAAWGHQFIPRIGQEVLVDFIEGDIDRPVITGVLYNGSHPPPTFSGAGSLPGNKTLSGIKSKEHHGGQYNELLFDDTPGEVRAKLSSEHGHTQLNQGYLAHPRADGKATPRGDGFELRTDRHGAIRAAHGLLLTTEAQAGAGGKQLARDGAQNQLDAALSLAQSLADTATAQLADTLETGPEEIKPDNSKGAKKTDGHLQHHVQALSAWEAGSNTDKEGKTAAQGNGSAQAGQQPLMILSAPAGLAATTDNALTLAAGSNIDQVAQRDLNQTSGRRWLHNVGQHISLFVAGVKDAVSLKLIAAKGKVQLQAQSDAMELTADKDVTVTSCKDRITIAAKEEILLNVGGGAYIRMAGGNIEVHCPGTVSVKGAEHVMSGPDRMTVAHPAFPDSIPKQRFGLKVNHSFVEGDHAVAGMPFKLYADGAMIKQGVLDETGHIPVDHSVLTQKYTLEMANGLKRDFNMVTSYNKQTHDEMANSGINHGDHSAKLDQYKSFLGSDSGNGEQA, encoded by the coding sequence ATGAACCTCCCCGACCTGCTCGCCAGCTTCGCGTCCGCTTTCAACCAGGACCAGCGCCTACTCACCCTGCAGCTGGGCGACGGTCAGCGCTGGGGCCAGGCGCTGCTGCCGCTGACACTCAGTGGCGAAGAAGCGCTGGCCGGCGATTACCGCTTCCGCGTCGGGTGCCTGTCGCCGGATGACGGTATCGAACTGAAGACGCTGCTGGGTTTGCCGGTGCGGCTCGGTATCGCCGGCGCAGACGGCAGCGAGAGCCTCCGCTGTGGTGTGGTCAGCGCGGCCGAGGCGCTGGGCAGCGACGGTGGCTTCGCCAGGTACGCGCTGACCGTCGAGCCGCCGTTCGCGCTGCTGCGGCTGCGCCAAACCTCGCGGGTGTTCCAGGATTTGTCGGTGGAGGCCATCGTGCGGCAGATCTTTGCCGAGCACGCTGCGGCCAACCCGGTGTTCGCCGCCGGCCAGGCGCTGGATTTCGTGCTGGCCGCCGCGCTGCCGGCGCGCAGCTACTGCATGCAGTACCGCGAATCCGACCACGACTTCATCTGCCGCCTGCTGCGTGAGGAAGGCTTGAGCTGGCGCTACGAGCATCTGGACGGCGACACGCCGCAGGTCAAGCTGGTGGCCTTCGACGACCCGTACAGCCTGCCTGCGGCCAATCTCGAACGAGTACGCTTTCATCGCAGCGACGCGACGGAAGAAGAGGACGGCCTCACCCGCTGGGACGGCGCGCGGCAGATCGTGCCCGGCAGCGTGGCGCTGGCCAGCTTCGACTACCAGCCGGTGGCCACCGGCCACAGCGGTGACGAATCGGCGCTGGATCAGGGCCTGGACGGCAGCCGCTTGCAATCCAGCCTCAGCCACTACGACGCCCCCGGCGCCTACTATGCCAGCGACGCCGAGCAGCTCAGCCACTACGCGCGGCTGCGGCAGCAGGCGCACGATGCACAGGCCAAGACTTTCAGCGGCGGCGGCGCGGTGCGCGGCTTGGTGGCCGGGCAATGGTTCCGCCTCGACGGCCACCCGGCACACGACGGTGATGGCGCCGAGCAGCGCGAATTCGTGCTTACCCGCCAGACCTTGAATGTACGCAACAACCTGCCGGCCGAGCTGGCGCGCAGCCTGCCGGCGGCCTTGCGGCCAACGTTGGCCGCAGATGACGACGTGCCGTTCTGCAGCGAGTTCGACGCCCAGCGCCGCGGCCTGCCGCTCACCCCGGCCTACGCCGACAGCGCCCACGCCAAGCCCACTGCCCGCGGTGCGCAGACCGCCACCGTAGTCGGCCCCGCCAATGAAGAAGTGCACACCGACCAGCAGGGCCGCATCAAGGTGCAGTTCCACTGGCAGCGGCCAGACGAGCATCCGGAAATCGGCGCCAACCTCGACGACCGCTCCAGCTGCTGGCTGCGGGTCGCCATGCCCAGTGCCGGCGCCGCCTGGGGCCACCAGTTCATCCCGCGCATCGGCCAGGAAGTGCTGGTCGACTTTATCGAAGGCGATATCGACCGGCCGGTGATCACCGGCGTGCTGTACAACGGCAGCCACCCGCCGCCGACGTTCAGCGGTGCCGGCAGCCTGCCGGGCAACAAAACGCTGTCCGGCATCAAGTCGAAGGAACACCACGGCGGCCAGTACAACGAGTTGCTGTTCGACGACACTCCGGGCGAAGTCCGGGCGAAACTCAGCAGCGAACACGGCCACACCCAGCTGAACCAGGGCTACCTCGCCCATCCCCGAGCTGACGGCAAAGCCACGCCGCGTGGCGACGGCTTCGAACTGCGGACCGACCGCCACGGGGCGATCCGCGCCGCGCACGGCCTGCTGCTGACCACCGAAGCGCAAGCCGGTGCCGGCGGCAAACAGCTGGCGCGCGATGGTGCGCAGAACCAGCTCGACGCCGCGCTCAGCCTCGCGCAATCCCTCGCCGACACCGCCACGGCGCAACTGGCCGACACCCTAGAAACCGGGCCGGAGGAAATCAAGCCCGACAACAGTAAAGGGGCGAAGAAAACCGACGGCCACCTGCAGCACCACGTGCAGGCGCTGAGCGCGTGGGAGGCCGGCAGCAACACCGACAAAGAGGGCAAAACGGCGGCCCAGGGAAATGGATCAGCACAGGCCGGTCAGCAGCCGCTCATGATCCTGTCCGCCCCGGCCGGCCTGGCCGCGACGACTGACAACGCCCTGACGTTGGCCGCAGGCAGCAATATCGACCAGGTGGCGCAGCGCGACCTTAACCAGACCTCGGGCCGGCGCTGGCTGCACAACGTCGGCCAGCACATCAGCCTGTTCGTGGCCGGGGTGAAAGACGCAGTGAGCCTGAAGCTGATCGCCGCCAAGGGCAAGGTGCAGCTGCAGGCGCAGAGCGACGCGATGGAACTGACGGCGGATAAGGATGTGACGGTAACCTCGTGCAAGGACCGCATCACCATCGCGGCGAAGGAAGAAATCCTGCTCAACGTCGGTGGCGGTGCCTACATCCGCATGGCGGGCGGCAATATCGAAGTGCACTGCCCCGGCACGGTGAGCGTGAAGGGGGCGGAGCATGTGATGAGCGGGCCTGACCGGATGACTGTTGCGCATCCGGCATTTCCTGACAGCATTCCCAAGCAGCGCTTTGGCTTGAAGGTAAATCACAGCTTTGTCGAGGGTGATCATGCCGTGGCCGGGATGCCATTCAAACTCTATGCCGACGGCGCAATGATCAAGCAAGGCGTGCTGGACGAGACGGGGCACATCCCGGTGGACCATAGCGTGTTGACGCAGAAATACACCTTGGAAATGGCCAATGGCCTGAAACGCGATTTCAATATGGTGACGTCCTACAACAAGCAGACACACGACGAAATGGCCAATAGCGGCATCAACCACGGTGATCATTCCGCCAAGCTGGATCAGTACAAATCCTTTTTGGGGTCGGACAGCGGTAATGGAGAACAGGCGTGA
- a CDS encoding excisionase family DNA-binding protein: MSEQEFVTTRQAAEVIGVSYTTIQRMVEQGLLKAWKTTGGHRRISRASLNAYITGKASRKLRSQLLVYHVEKQEEKRQQLAQMLEAWKLPLQVRAFNDGISALVAIGQERPDVLIIDLLMPGVSAFDLLQLLQQPEHPLEGIDIVLTSDMDNDMVQQWASLPANVVFYGYPLPQQQMQGYFQAKAQML; this comes from the coding sequence ATGTCCGAACAAGAGTTCGTCACCACCCGGCAGGCGGCCGAAGTCATCGGCGTCAGCTACACCACCATCCAGCGCATGGTGGAACAGGGGCTGTTGAAAGCCTGGAAAACCACCGGCGGCCACCGCCGCATCAGCCGTGCCTCGCTGAACGCCTATATCACCGGCAAGGCCTCGCGCAAGCTGCGCTCGCAGCTACTGGTCTACCACGTGGAAAAACAGGAAGAGAAACGCCAGCAGCTGGCACAGATGCTGGAAGCCTGGAAACTGCCCTTGCAGGTGCGCGCCTTCAACGACGGCATCAGCGCGCTGGTGGCCATCGGCCAGGAACGGCCGGACGTGCTGATCATCGACCTGCTGATGCCGGGCGTCAGCGCCTTCGACCTGCTGCAGTTGCTGCAGCAGCCGGAGCACCCGCTGGAGGGCATCGACATCGTGCTGACCAGCGACATGGACAACGATATGGTGCAGCAGTGGGCCAGCCTGCCGGCCAATGTGGTGTTCTACGGCTACCCGCTGCCGCAGCAGCAGATGCAGGGCTACTTCCAGGCCAAGGCGCAGATGCTCTAG
- the mnmA gene encoding tRNA 2-thiouridine(34) synthase MnmA yields MTGKKRIVVGMSGGVDSSVTAWLLKQQGHEVIGVFMQNWEDDNDDEYCSIKQDALDAMSVADIVGIDMEIVNFAKEYKDRVFSYFLKEYSAGRTPNPDVLCNAEIKFKAFLDYAMELGADCIATGHYARKLERDGVHYLMKGVDPGKDQSYFLYRLQQHQLAKSLFPLGDIHKSEVRRLAEEAGLPTAAKKDSTGICFIGERPFREFLQRYLPTKPGEMITPDGKTVGEHIGLMYYTLGQRKGLNIGGSKDGNGEPWFVGGKDIPGNKLIVVQGHDHPLLLKPALQMDDLSWTLPQPPTAGDYAAKNRYRMADAGCSLSPIVEGKATLTFRDKQWAVTPGQSAVLYDGDICLGGGIIQ; encoded by the coding sequence GTGACGGGTAAGAAACGTATTGTCGTCGGCATGTCCGGCGGTGTGGATTCGTCGGTAACCGCCTGGCTGCTCAAGCAGCAGGGGCACGAGGTGATCGGCGTGTTCATGCAGAACTGGGAAGACGACAACGACGACGAATACTGCTCCATCAAGCAGGACGCACTGGACGCCATGAGCGTGGCCGACATCGTCGGCATCGACATGGAGATCGTCAACTTCGCCAAGGAATACAAGGACCGCGTGTTCTCGTACTTCCTCAAGGAATACTCGGCCGGCCGCACCCCCAACCCGGACGTGCTGTGCAATGCCGAGATCAAGTTCAAGGCCTTCCTCGACTACGCCATGGAACTGGGGGCCGACTGCATCGCCACCGGCCACTACGCGCGCAAACTGGAGCGCGACGGCGTGCACTACCTGATGAAGGGCGTGGACCCGGGCAAGGACCAGAGCTACTTCCTGTACCGCCTGCAGCAGCACCAGCTGGCCAAATCCTTGTTCCCGCTGGGCGATATCCACAAGAGCGAGGTGCGCCGCCTGGCCGAGGAAGCCGGCCTGCCCACCGCCGCCAAGAAGGACTCCACCGGCATCTGCTTCATCGGCGAGCGCCCGTTCCGCGAGTTCCTGCAGCGCTACCTGCCCACCAAGCCGGGCGAGATGATCACCCCGGACGGCAAAACCGTGGGCGAACACATCGGCCTGATGTACTACACCCTGGGCCAGCGCAAGGGCCTGAACATCGGTGGCAGCAAGGATGGCAACGGCGAGCCTTGGTTTGTTGGCGGCAAGGATATTCCGGGCAACAAGCTGATCGTGGTGCAGGGCCATGACCACCCGCTGCTGCTCAAGCCAGCGCTGCAGATGGACGACCTGTCGTGGACGCTGCCGCAGCCGCCGACGGCCGGCGACTACGCCGCCAAGAACCGCTACCGCATGGCCGACGCCGGCTGCAGCCTGTCGCCCATTGTCGAGGGCAAGGCCACGCTGACCTTCCGCGACAAGCAGTGGGCGGTTACCCCTGGCCAGTCCGCCGTGCTGTACGACGGTGACATCTGCCTGGGCGGCGGCATCATCCAGTAA
- a CDS encoding NUDIX hydrolase has protein sequence MQWKPNTTVAALIERDGRFLMVREQTPQGVRLNQPAGHLEYAETLPAAVAREALEETGYRATATALVGIYLADKEDGSDVTYLRFAFACDAEAQPSSATLDEGIIEALWLSADEIRAQQAIWRSPLVGRCIDDYLAGQRLPLTVIHHQAR, from the coding sequence ATGCAATGGAAACCCAATACCACGGTTGCCGCGCTGATCGAGCGTGACGGACGCTTCCTGATGGTGCGCGAGCAGACGCCGCAAGGGGTGCGCCTCAACCAGCCTGCCGGCCACCTGGAATACGCGGAAACCCTGCCCGCCGCCGTGGCGCGCGAGGCGCTGGAGGAAACCGGCTACCGTGCCACCGCCACCGCGCTGGTGGGCATCTACCTGGCCGACAAGGAAGACGGCAGCGACGTGACCTACCTGCGCTTTGCCTTTGCCTGCGATGCCGAGGCGCAGCCCAGCAGCGCCACACTGGACGAGGGCATTATCGAGGCGCTGTGGCTGAGCGCGGACGAGATCCGCGCGCAGCAGGCGATCTGGCGCAGCCCGCTGGTGGGACGCTGCATCGACGACTACCTGGCTGGCCAGCGCCTGCCGCTGACCGTGATCCACCACCAGGCACGCTGA
- a CDS encoding MFS transporter: MNALELRASLGLAGIYALRMLGMFLILPVFALYATTLRGADNHALIGLALGSYGLVQAILQLPLGMLSDKVGRKKVIYFGLLLFAVGSFVAGSAHDIGWLIAGRVIQGAGAISAAITALLADLTREENRTRAMAMIGMSIGTTFAVSLVLGPLLAKHIGVNGIFDLTGILSLMALVGVWKVIPDPQVSRFHSDAEANTKRLPAVLRHPELLRLNYGIFVLHAAQMAMFVTIPFALTSTGHLDKAEHWRVYLPVVVAGFFLMVPAIIYGEKKARLKQVFVAAVALMTAAQLGMALALSSFWMIVIWLTLYFIAFNILEATLPSLISKIAPADAKGTAIGVYNTSQSIGLFLGAALGGWLYGRFGPAGVFGFTSVLMASWLILAATMTPPKAVKSQMIHLDDDWQGDSAVLSRQLLALEGVSEVVIIPDEGVAYLKVSQQGWDEAGVRRLLSAKP, translated from the coding sequence ATGAATGCACTTGAACTGCGCGCCAGCCTGGGGCTGGCCGGTATCTACGCCCTGCGCATGCTGGGCATGTTCCTGATCCTGCCGGTATTCGCCCTGTACGCCACCACGCTGCGCGGCGCCGACAACCACGCCCTGATCGGCCTGGCGCTGGGCAGCTACGGCCTGGTGCAGGCCATCCTGCAACTGCCGCTGGGCATGCTGTCCGACAAGGTTGGCCGCAAGAAGGTGATCTACTTCGGCCTGCTGCTGTTCGCAGTCGGCAGCTTCGTCGCTGGCAGCGCCCACGACATCGGCTGGCTGATCGCCGGGCGGGTGATCCAGGGCGCCGGCGCCATCTCCGCCGCCATTACCGCGCTGCTGGCCGACCTCACCCGCGAAGAGAACCGCACCCGCGCCATGGCCATGATAGGCATGAGCATCGGCACCACCTTCGCCGTCAGCCTGGTGCTGGGCCCGCTGCTGGCCAAACACATCGGCGTGAACGGCATCTTCGACCTTACCGGCATCCTGTCGCTGATGGCGCTGGTGGGGGTATGGAAAGTGATTCCGGACCCGCAGGTATCGCGCTTCCACTCCGACGCCGAGGCCAACACCAAGCGCCTGCCGGCGGTGCTGCGCCACCCGGAGCTGCTGCGCCTCAACTACGGCATCTTCGTGCTGCACGCCGCGCAGATGGCGATGTTCGTCACCATCCCGTTCGCGCTGACCAGCACCGGCCATCTGGACAAGGCCGAACACTGGCGGGTGTACCTGCCGGTGGTAGTGGCCGGCTTCTTCCTGATGGTGCCGGCCATCATCTACGGCGAGAAAAAAGCCCGCCTCAAGCAGGTATTCGTGGCTGCGGTGGCGCTGATGACCGCCGCGCAGCTGGGCATGGCGCTGGCGCTGTCCAGCTTCTGGATGATCGTGATCTGGCTGACGCTGTACTTCATCGCCTTCAACATCCTGGAAGCCACCCTGCCCTCGCTGATTTCCAAGATCGCACCGGCCGACGCCAAGGGCACCGCCATCGGCGTGTATAATACGTCGCAATCCATCGGCCTGTTCCTGGGCGCCGCACTGGGCGGCTGGCTGTACGGCCGCTTCGGCCCGGCCGGCGTGTTCGGCTTCACCAGCGTGCTGATGGCCAGCTGGCTGATCCTGGCCGCCACCATGACCCCGCCCAAGGCGGTCAAGTCCCAGATGATCCACCTCGACGACGACTGGCAGGGCGACAGCGCCGTTCTGTCGCGCCAGCTGCTGGCGCTGGAAGGTGTCAGCGAAGTAGTGATCATCCCGGACGAAGGCGTGGCCTATCTGAAGGTATCGCAGCAGGGCTGGGACGAAGCAGGCGTGCGCCGCCTGCTGTCCGCCAAGCCGTAG